Proteins found in one Pyrus communis chromosome 15, drPyrComm1.1, whole genome shotgun sequence genomic segment:
- the LOC137717529 gene encoding aspartate aminotransferase, cytoplasmic-like — protein sequence MESQAGGSVFSHVPQVPEVPLYAMQAAYGKDSSPQKLNLGIGVYRTEDGRPVLLDVVSRAERLLVNDLSSFKEYLPITGMPDFNRLSAALVLGADSPAIKENRVTTAQCLSGSGSIRIGADFLAKHYGQHHIVYMSQQTYGNHPNFFSAAGIAIETYRYYDPGTRGLDFQGMLEDLRSSPTGAIVLLQACAQNPTGVDPTMSQWEQIRQLIRSKGLLPFFDCAYQGFVSGNLEEDAQSIRLFVADGGECLIAQSYSKNMGLYGERVGALSIVCKTAEVASNVESQLKLVIRPMYSNPPIHGAAIVAAILKDRDMYNEWSIEVKAMADRLMSMRQHLFNALRDKGTPGDWSHIIRQVGMFTFSGLSPEQVAFITKEYHIYLSSDGRINMAGLGPRTVPYLADAIHAAVTTAV from the exons ATGGAGTCCCAAGCCGGCGGTTCCGTATTCTCCCACGTCCCTCAGGTCCCTGAAGTCCCACTTTACGCG ATGCAGGCTGCTTATGGGAAAGACTCAAGTCCTCAGAAGCTGAATTTGGGCATTGGTGTTTACAGAACTGAG GATGGGAGACCTGTCCTTTTAGATGTGGTTAGTCGAGCGGAGCGGTTACTAGTCAATGACTT GTCCAGTTTTAAGGAGTATCTTCCTATCACTGGAATGCCAGATTTCAACAGATTGAGCGCTGCACTCGTTTTGGGTGCTGACAG CCCTGCTATAAAGGAGAATAGAGTGACTACTGCCCAGTGCTTGTCTGGTAGCGGTTCAATAAGGATTGGAGCCGATTTTTTAGCAAAGCATTACGGTCAA CATCATATAGTGTACATGTCCCAGCAAACATATGGAAACCACCCAAATTTTTTCTCCGCGGCAGGGATAGCTATTGAGACTTACCGTTACTATGACCCAGGAACGCGTGGACTGGATTTTCAAG GCATGCTGGAAGATCTTCGTTCTTCCCCAACAGGAGCTATCGTGCTTCTCCAAGCATGTGCGCAAAACCCCACTGGTGTTGATCCAACTATGTCACAGTGGGAGCAGATAAGACAGTTGATCAGATCAAAAGGGTTGTTACCGTTTTTTGACTGTGCTTATCAG GGTTTTGTCAGTGGAAATCTGGAAGAGGATGCGCAATCGATTCGCCTTTTTGTTGCTGATGGTGGTGAATGCCTTATAGCCCAGTCATATTCAAAGAATATGGGACTTTACGGAGAACGTGTTGGGGCACTCAGCATT GTTTGCAAGACAGCAGAAGTGGCTAGCAACGTCGAAAGCCAGCTGAAACTCGTGATCAGGCCCATGTATTCTAACCCACCCATTCATGGGGCGGCCATAGTGGCTGCTATCCTAAAGGACAG GGATATGTACAATGAATGGAGTATTGAAGTGAAGGCAATGGCTGACCGCCTTATGAGCATGCGCCAACACCTATTCAATGCGCTGCGTGACAAAG GTACTCCCGGTGACTGGAGTCACATAATCAGGCAAGTGGGGATGTTTACTTTCTCAGGATTGAGCCCTGAACAAGTTGCCTTCATCACAAAAGAGTACCACATCTACTTGTCATCTGATGG GAGGATTAACATGGCAGGTCTTGGTCCTAGGACAGTTCCTTATCTTGCAGATGCAATACATGCAGCTGTAACCACTGCTGTCTAA
- the LOC137717003 gene encoding uncharacterized protein has protein sequence MVNLAKLDYAALDITGKNYHTWVLDTKIHLEAGNFGDTIREENNSSSQDLAKAMIFIRHHLDEGLKSEYLTTKDPLTLWKTLRDRYNHQITVILSRARYEWTHLRIQDFKSVAKYNSALFRITYQMKLYGDIFTEEDLLEKTFSIFHTSNVLLQQQYRTRGFIEYKQLIYVLLVVGQNNELLIKNHHSRPIGSAPFPEVNVASLELNATSSSGDNHKRGHSHKRCQWNRKGKNHGGQFHNQVPRHNSGPSFKNGNRHRGKARMNNALRNSNGACHRCGGDGH, from the coding sequence atggtgaaCTTGGCAAAGCTTGATTATGCTGCCCTGGACATTACTGGGAAAAATTACCATACCTGGGTattggataccaagatccatctggaagCAGGGAATTTTGGAGATACCATTAGGGAAGAGAACAACTCATCCTCTCAAGATTTGGCCaaggccatgatctttattcgtCACCATCTTGATGAGGGACTAAAGAGTGAGTACTTAACGACTAAGGATCCGTTAACTCTCTGGAAGACATTGAGAgacagatacaatcaccagatAACGGTGATTCTTTCAAGGGCTCGCTATGAGTGGACTCACCtaaggatccaggatttcaagtcaGTGGCAAAGTATAATTCTGCGTTGTTCAGAATTACCTATCAGATGAAGCTCTATGGGGATATTTTTACTGAGGAAGATttgctggaaaagactttcagcaTATTTCATACCTCTAACGTGCTCCTGCAACAACAGTATAGAACGCGAGGCTTCATTGAATACAAGCAGCTGATCTATGTGCTCCTGGTTGTTGGacaaaacaatgagctcctgataaaaaatcatcattcccgaCCTAttggatctgcaccattccctgaAGTGAATGTTGCTTCTCTCGAATTGAACGCAACATCCTCTAGTggtgataatcataaacgaggacATAGCCACAAGCGATGTCAGTGGAATAGGAAAGGCAAGAACCATGGTGGTCAAtttcacaaccaggttccaaggcataattcaggcccgAGCTTTAAAAATGGAAATCGCCACAGAGGCAAAGCTCGTATGAACAATGCTCTTAGAAACTCTAATGGAGCatgccataggtgtggtggcgATGGGCACTAG